The genomic region CCAGATGTTGAGCGGGCCCCTGTAAAGGGCCAGCGGGGCCAGAGAGGCAAAAAAGATCACATACGGGACCGGACTGGACGGAACTACATTTAGGAGCAGAGGAGAAACGGCTCCTGTAACCAGGGGATGCGTAACGGCATTTAGGACCATCCCTATCCCCATGATAAGCGCTATCGCCGGGCCGACCAGCCCCACCCCTTCGAGGATAGAGCGGCTCAGCAGCTTGATACTGTCTTTTCTAAGCGTGGCAAAAAAGCCCCACACAAGGCCGAGAGCTATCGCAGCGATAATGGGAAAATCAAAGGCGCGGACCGGTTTAAAGATGAGGTTATATATAGCAAAGCAAAGTATAAGGACTATCGGCACTACCGGCGTAAGAACGGCAAAAACCGAGATCTTTGGGGAAAATTCCTGCCCTTTGACCAGCTTTAAGGAGGTTTTTAGCATGTCCGCAACAAAGGCCAGAACAAAAACAAAAGCGAAAAACAAAGCGGCATACTTTGCCCAGTCCGTCATCAGGGCGGACTTTACAACCCTCAGGGCAGCCTGGAGCTGTCCGCCAACAAAAAGCAGGTAGATCAAGGCGCAAAGGACCGCGGCTGCGGTAAGATACAGAATGGTTTTTTTTGCTTCAAATCTGACACCGACCTCTTTAAGAAGAAAGATCAGCAGGATCGCAAAAAAACCTGCGGCAAGCACAACGGCAAACCCCATTATCTGCGGCTGGGAAAGACCCAGAACGCTGATATAAAGCTGCCAGTTGGCAAGATTGAAAAGACCCCCAAAGCTGAGCCCCAGAAGGAACAGGCTGCCGGCGGTTATCGGCGCCACTCCTATCGAGAGCAGGATAGGAAATACTATGGACGCTACCATGATGACGGAGCCCAGGCCTCCAAGCACGGTAAAAAGCAGCGCCACTGCCAGCGACATTACAAGACAGACGCGGAAAGGATTGTCGCCCGCCAGTTCGGCCACCTTTTTTATCAGGTCAGCGGCTATCCCCGAGTTGGCCACGAACTGCGACAGCATAGAGCCGAATAGCACGGTAATTATGGCGGCATTAAGCCTCATAGCCCCGTCCGAAATAATATAGGAAGCGATATCTTTTGTCGGCACGCCTGCAAAAAAGCCGATTAGGACGGCCATGACGGGAAGGGCAATAAGAGCGGGAAGCCTGTTAAGGTACATCAGGGCCGCAAAAAATACAAAGATCAAAAGAAGGGCAAAAGCAACGAACATGATAATGGATTATAGCATGTAAGGCTTGATCATTAAAACAACTTTTCCTCTATTTGGCGCCGCTCTCCAACTGCGTTACCGCATTCATTATTATGGCAGCCAGATCTTCGGTTATAACTATTCTTTCTTTCGACAAAGCTTTAAGAACTGCTATGGCCTCTTTTCCTCCGATCTTTACAATAGAGGCAATGGCTCTGGTCTTATAAAAGTCTGCCCCGGTCCTAATGCTCTCAACAAAGGCCGGCAAAGCACCATTTCCCATAGCTGTAAGAATCGCGCTTGCCTGTTCACTGAGGTAATAATTATCGGATGTAAAGGCAGCCTTCAGTTCAGGAATAAATGCCTCTGCGTCCGCCCCGGATATTCTCAGCGCCTCAAGCGCCCTGTACCGGATCTGCCAGTTTGGATCATTAAGTCTCTTTCTCAGGTCCTGCGTCTTTTCCTTTCCCGGCAGGACTCCTTTTTCAAGCCCCTCATCTTCCGCTCCGTTTTGCTCAATGTATTTCAACGCTTTGGCCGCCTCTTCCCTGTATAACTGGTAAGGGCTGTTCAGCATTTCCGTTAACACAGGGATGTCTTTATTGCACCAGAAGATCTGATCCGGAAGGGGAATAATTATTGACGGAGCATTGCTCCAGTCAAATTCCGCGCGTACCGAACTGGGCATTTTTATCCGGCCGCTTTGGATCAAAAGTTTTACCGCTAGAGATTGTTTTGACAACTGCACCTGTCGAAATGCAACTATAAGGTCCTCGGCCGAACAGGAAGCGTAAGTCCTGCCGTGTGCGCCTTGAGGCACTCCTGTTTGCCGGACAAACGGCCGCACAAGCGCCTGCACCAGAACCAAAACATTTTTTGGGTCCGTATTATTCAAAACAGAAAGGGCCTCAGCACTTTCCGAGGACCCCAAGATCAGCGCGCTTTCATCCTGAAATTCCCATGATCTTGCATAAGATCCGAGCCCTGCATCAGTTAAACCCAAAGGAACTCCCTGACGTGTTTTATATATCAACATCATTATGTCCGAATTCGCTTTGCTTATTCCTGAATCTGCCAAAAGCTTTTGGAATTCCTCATCTGTTTTAGAAAGGCTAATAAAGTCAAAACTGTTCTGTCTGTACCCTGGGCCGTAAAGTTGTTCTTTATACCAGTACTTGATCAACGCCTCCGCGCCCGCATCCCCCAGCGCTAGCGCTTTATCCCAGCATTTATGTTCGATCAGCAAATAGGCGTTGACAGCGTCCTTTGTATTTTTATCAAATGCTCTCTGCCCGTCTTCATTCATTATCTCCAATAAACGCTTAGCCGACGACAGTGAGACGGCATAAGATGTGTCGCTGTTCATGATCGAGATCAGGAAAGAGATCACCTCTTGCGGCGGGTTTTTGATGCTTATAACAGCGGCCACAAACCCAACCCTGAGATCCTCTTCCATCTCTCTAAATACCGAAGAGACAGCCTTAAAAGCCTCCATATCGCCGCTTTCTTTTACAAGGGCGTATGCCGCTGCAAACCTTCTTGTGAGGTTTTCATCTGTCAGTCTCTCTTTCAAAAAGTCTATGCATTCCTTCGCACCTATTTTAGCCAGTGCTTCGGCGATATCCAGATATCCGCGCAGCTCTTTTTCATTGTAAGAATTGAACGCCTCCATCAGTACAGAAGCGCCTTTTTTGTCCCTGAAATTGCCTGTTGCAACAGCCGCCGGAAGCGTGTCCCCCTTATCCCATCCGTAATACTCAGAGTCTTTGCATGAAAAAAGCTGCTGCGCCGTTCCAAATTCCTCCAGTATAAAATTCCCGGCTTTTTCCGAATGGATTTTCCCAAGGGCTCCGATCGCGGTCGCCCTCATCCTATAGTTGCCCTGCCTGTATGCATTGATTATTGTATCGACCGCATCCTCATCCCCTGTCCTTCCCAAACACTCTATGACAAATCCTCTAAATAATTCTGCGCTAAAATCACCAAGGCCCTTAACAAGCTCTTTGTCGTCAAAAGCTGATACTATGGCAAACAAAGCTTTCTTCTCTTTGATCTCGGAAAGCAACTGGATCGAATACCTTCGAATCCACTCGCTCGTCGCAATTGGGCCTCCTTCTTTCTTTGAAACAAAGTGTATGTTTTCTATAAGAAAATCCATTCCTGAGATGTCTCCAAGCTTATAAAGGGCCATAGCAGCCTCTAAAGGAGAGTAGCCCAAACCGTTCTCTTCTTTGCGCCAGTCCCAACCCGTTTGATCGGCATGAATATAAAAATATTGATCGCAGTTTTGAAGTATCAATTTCAGCGGTGGTATAGCGCGCATATCTTTATATTTGTCAAGTTTTTCAAAGACAACATGCAGAATAGTAGAATTTTTGCACTCAAGCGCTCTAAGAATAAAATCCAAAAACTGTTCTTTGCCCGCAACTTTTTCATAGGCCAGGATCGCTTCTTCGGAGTTGGCGGCATAGTGAGGGTCCTTCATGTTGCGCTCCAGAAAAGCCAGCAGGATACCGGGGGCCCTTTTGTCTTGTGAGTTAGAAAGCAGCCATATTGCCCTGGTTTTTTCTGCCTCTGTGCCCCCTTCCAGCGCCTTTGCCCATCCAAGAAATTCGGCTTCCCTGGCCTCTGCCGCGTTTTTTGCTGAAGCAGGAACTGATGCCGCCGGCAGCTGAGCCATCCTAAGATGTGCTCCGTTATCACCGGCCTCTTCCAAAAAAGGCCTGCTTATCCTTGAAGCATCGACCGGCTCGCAACTTCTTACCTGGGGCATCTCTCTCTTTTGATTTTGGGCTGCCGACCTTACTGGTTCTATCATTTTGCTCCCTTTCCTATTTTGATAAGAGTTGACGGTCTTTCTTACGGTCTTATCGGATGTAATCGGGCACGATTTCATGGAAAAGTATGTGTCTGGCTCAATATCTTTTTGGGAGGGTGTGTCTTTTCTGCTCTATTGTTTGTCCAGGCCAAAGAGTTTGTCCACGGGTATCTTTATCGTCAGTTTATTATGCGAGGTAGTGATCTTTGCTCCCAGTTGCGGGGCTTCAAAGATCTCCGGGTTCTCAAACCTCATTATCAGAAATACCTTGTCGTCCTTTACCCCCTTTACGATAAACTGATCTTTGTTTATTATCATCGCTATTGAGGAAAGGACCTCTATCCTGGTCTGTCCTTTTGTCATTTTTTCCCGCAGATCCACCAGAAAACTAGGCGCAAGCTCTCGCTCCTGCACGATCAATATGTCGGGGAGCGGGGTCCTGGGATTTGCTATCATCTGTCCCTTATAGTAAAGCCCGCTGGAAGAGCCCCCGTCCAGGTTCATGGCATCGCGGCAGCCAAGGTCTTTCATCACCACGGCCAGTTCTTCAAAAAGGATGGGCTTGCTTATCGAAACAAAGAGCACTTTTTCGTCATAGGTAATGCCCACAGCGCTCCTGTTCCGGGGGATGAACAGATTGGGGTCCCTAAAGCCCTCCCCTTTTGCATCCAGGACCACTCTGCCGTTTGACAAAAGCAAAGGCCCGCAGG from Candidatus Margulisiibacteriota bacterium harbors:
- a CDS encoding phosphodiester glycosidase family protein, whose translation is MHIKRYTIVILALILCLQAGFYAAEEPVQYKRAQIRGKPVDVVSADLKDPKVFITPVVAGDFPNRPENFQSMVERSQAVAAINGNFFCKATYKPIGDIVIDGQLVYFGGMGTAMAITKDNKVKFIQVPKWRHMNWDNYRAVISCGPLLLSNGRVVLDAKGEGFRDPNLFIPRNRSAVGITYDEKVLFVSISKPILFEELAVVMKDLGCRDAMNLDGGSSSGLYYKGQMIANPRTPLPDILIVQERELAPSFLVDLREKMTKGQTRIEVLSSIAMIINKDQFIVKGVKDDKVFLIMRFENPEIFEAPQLGAKITTSHNKLTIKIPVDKLFGLDKQ
- a CDS encoding HEAT repeat domain-containing protein, translated to MIEPVRSAAQNQKREMPQVRSCEPVDASRISRPFLEEAGDNGAHLRMAQLPAASVPASAKNAAEAREAEFLGWAKALEGGTEAEKTRAIWLLSNSQDKRAPGILLAFLERNMKDPHYAANSEEAILAYEKVAGKEQFLDFILRALECKNSTILHVVFEKLDKYKDMRAIPPLKLILQNCDQYFYIHADQTGWDWRKEENGLGYSPLEAAMALYKLGDISGMDFLIENIHFVSKKEGGPIATSEWIRRYSIQLLSEIKEKKALFAIVSAFDDKELVKGLGDFSAELFRGFVIECLGRTGDEDAVDTIINAYRQGNYRMRATAIGALGKIHSEKAGNFILEEFGTAQQLFSCKDSEYYGWDKGDTLPAAVATGNFRDKKGASVLMEAFNSYNEKELRGYLDIAEALAKIGAKECIDFLKERLTDENLTRRFAAAYALVKESGDMEAFKAVSSVFREMEEDLRVGFVAAVISIKNPPQEVISFLISIMNSDTSYAVSLSSAKRLLEIMNEDGQRAFDKNTKDAVNAYLLIEHKCWDKALALGDAGAEALIKYWYKEQLYGPGYRQNSFDFISLSKTDEEFQKLLADSGISKANSDIMMLIYKTRQGVPLGLTDAGLGSYARSWEFQDESALILGSSESAEALSVLNNTDPKNVLVLVQALVRPFVRQTGVPQGAHGRTYASCSAEDLIVAFRQVQLSKQSLAVKLLIQSGRIKMPSSVRAEFDWSNAPSIIIPLPDQIFWCNKDIPVLTEMLNSPYQLYREEAAKALKYIEQNGAEDEGLEKGVLPGKEKTQDLRKRLNDPNWQIRYRALEALRISGADAEAFIPELKAAFTSDNYYLSEQASAILTAMGNGALPAFVESIRTGADFYKTRAIASIVKIGGKEAIAVLKALSKERIVITEDLAAIIMNAVTQLESGAK